Proteins co-encoded in one Diaminobutyricimonas sp. LJ205 genomic window:
- a CDS encoding replication-associated recombination protein A has translation MTAQPGLHHGATPLAVRMRPTSLDEVAGQKHLLGRGSPLVSLATDASGARGSVSVILWGPPGTGKTTLAQTIAHSSGRRFVELSAVTAGVKDVRQVMEEARSNRDLYGVSTVLFLDEIHRFTKAQQDALLPGVENGWVILIAATTENPSFSVIAPLLSRSLLLTLEQLSDDDLGILIDRAVSAEHGLNNAVVIDPDARAALIRLSSGDARRALTALEASALAATAEAAEADDADSDDPDTEAADADPAKPVVTADTIARAVDRALLRYDRNGDEHYDVISAFIKSIRGSDADAALHYLARMIEAGEDPRFIARRIIVSASEDIGMADPQALPIAVAAAQAVQLIGMPEGRLPLAEAVVYLATAPKSNAAYTGINEAIADVKAGAFGRVPKHLRDGHYPGAKKLGHGKGYRYAHDADIGVVEQQYLPDDLAGRNYYRPTEHGHEREVGARWSKLRRIIRGQA, from the coding sequence TCCACCACGGAGCCACCCCGCTCGCGGTGCGCATGCGACCCACCTCGCTCGACGAGGTCGCCGGCCAGAAACACCTGCTCGGGCGAGGATCGCCCCTGGTCAGCCTTGCCACCGACGCATCCGGTGCGCGCGGATCCGTCTCCGTGATCCTCTGGGGTCCACCAGGCACCGGCAAGACCACTCTCGCGCAGACCATCGCGCACAGCTCCGGTCGCCGGTTCGTTGAGCTGTCCGCGGTGACCGCTGGCGTGAAAGACGTGCGCCAGGTGATGGAAGAGGCCCGCTCGAACCGCGACCTCTACGGGGTCTCGACGGTGCTGTTCCTCGACGAGATCCACCGCTTCACGAAGGCCCAGCAGGATGCCCTGCTGCCCGGAGTCGAGAACGGTTGGGTCATCCTGATCGCAGCAACCACCGAGAACCCGTCGTTCTCGGTGATCGCGCCGCTGCTGTCCCGATCGCTGCTGCTCACCCTCGAACAGTTGAGCGACGACGATCTTGGGATCCTCATCGACCGCGCGGTCAGCGCCGAACACGGACTGAACAACGCCGTCGTGATCGACCCAGACGCGCGCGCCGCCCTGATCCGGTTGTCATCCGGAGACGCCAGACGAGCCCTCACCGCGCTGGAGGCCTCCGCACTGGCTGCGACCGCCGAGGCCGCCGAAGCCGATGATGCAGACAGCGATGATCCAGACACCGAGGCCGCTGACGCGGATCCCGCCAAGCCGGTCGTCACCGCCGACACGATCGCGCGCGCTGTCGACCGGGCGCTGCTCCGCTACGACCGGAACGGCGACGAGCACTACGACGTGATCAGCGCCTTCATCAAGTCGATCCGAGGGTCGGACGCCGACGCCGCCCTGCATTACCTGGCACGCATGATCGAAGCGGGGGAGGACCCGCGGTTCATCGCCAGACGGATCATTGTCAGCGCCTCCGAGGACATCGGCATGGCCGACCCGCAGGCACTCCCGATCGCGGTCGCCGCCGCGCAAGCGGTGCAACTGATTGGGATGCCGGAGGGACGCCTCCCGCTCGCTGAAGCGGTCGTCTACCTGGCCACCGCCCCGAAATCGAACGCCGCATACACCGGCATCAACGAGGCCATCGCCGACGTCAAGGCCGGCGCGTTCGGCCGGGTGCCGAAGCACCTGCGCGACGGGCACTATCCTGGCGCCAAGAAGCTCGGTCATGGCAAGGGCTATCGGTACGCGCACGACGCCGACATCGGCGTCGTCGAACAGCAGTACCTGCCGGATGACCTGGCCGGCCGCAACTATTACCGGCCGACCGAGCACGGGCACGAGCGTGAGGTCGGCGCGCGCTGGTCGAAGCTGCGCAGGATCATCCGCGGTCAGGCGTGA
- the rpsD gene encoding 30S ribosomal protein S4 produces MSTKSRTRSKTRLSRALGIALTPKAAKYLEKRPYAPGEHGRTKRKADSDYAVRLREKQRLRAQYGIREAQLKIVFAEARRQPGLTGENLVELLEMRLDALVLRAGFARTTAQARQLVVHRHILVDGQLVDRPSFRVKPGQLIHVKEKSESLDVFQVAAAGGHAEVLPKVPAYLEVELDKLQARLERRPKRAEVPVTAEVQLVVEYYAAR; encoded by the coding sequence GTGTCTACCAAGTCACGTACTCGCAGCAAGACCCGCCTCTCGCGCGCGCTCGGTATCGCCCTCACCCCGAAGGCTGCCAAGTACCTCGAGAAGCGCCCATACGCTCCCGGTGAGCACGGCCGCACCAAGCGCAAGGCCGACAGCGACTACGCGGTTCGCCTGCGTGAGAAGCAGCGCCTGCGCGCCCAGTACGGCATCCGCGAGGCACAGCTGAAGATCGTCTTCGCCGAGGCCCGCCGCCAGCCAGGCCTGACCGGTGAGAACCTGGTCGAGCTGCTGGAGATGCGCCTGGACGCCCTCGTGCTGCGTGCCGGCTTCGCCCGCACCACCGCACAGGCTCGCCAGCTGGTCGTGCACCGCCACATCCTCGTCGACGGCCAGCTCGTCGACCGTCCGTCCTTCCGCGTGAAGCCGGGCCAGCTCATCCACGTCAAGGAGAAGAGCGAGAGCCTCGACGTCTTCCAGGTTGCCGCCGCCGGTGGCCACGCTGAGGTCCTGCCGAAGGTTCCCGCCTACCTCGAGGTAGAGCTCGACAAGCTGCAGGCCCGCCTCGAGCGTCGCCCGAAGCGTGCCGAGGTTCCGGTCACCGCCGAAGTTCAGCTCGTCGTCGAGTACTACGCCGCCCGCTGA
- the alaS gene encoding alanine--tRNA ligase, protein MHTADIQRRWLDFFGQRGHTVVPSASLIADDPTVMFTIAGMVPFIPYLTGLVPAPFPRATSVQKCIRTLDIEEVGKTTRHGTFFQMNGNFSFGDYFKEQAIAYAWELLTTSESDGGLGFDEKDLWVTVYEDDDEAVHFWQKVAGLPLERIQRLGKADNYWSTGQPGPAGPSSEIYVDRGPKYGRDGGPAVDDSRFIEIWNLVFMQHLIDDVQSKTEFRIVSELPRMNIDTGMGMERVAFLKQGVENFYEIDQVRPVLDKAAELSGRRYGADHGDDVRMRVVADHVRSALMLMSDGVTPSNEGRGYILRRLLRRSIRAMRLLGVQEAAFGELFPASRDAMKASYPEVATEFDRINRLATGEEETFLATLESGTSILDLAVTKTKSDGAQTLPGDTAFLLHDTFGFPIDLTMEMAEEAGLKVDRDAFDKLMADQRNRAKADAKAKKSGLADLSVYSAFRAQGETVFTGYESLQTETSVLGVIVDGVSVSRATTGQIAEVILAETSLYAESGGQEADAGSIVGAAFDLEVLDVQRPVKGLVSHKVQVRSGEVGVGEAATSVVDPAWRQAATQAHSATHLIHAALRQTLGPDAHQAGSYNKAGYMRLDFNWNKPLSSDTRTEIEEIANNAVHDDLEVVTRIMPLDEARQLGAMALFGEKYGQTVRVVDIGGPWSRELCAGTHVSRSSQVGLINLISESSIGSTNRRVESLVGLDAFRDLAAERAIVSQLTSSLKTPREQLPDRIADLMASLKAAEKKISQYEAQALAGRVPAIAANARRVGQVSAVLEHIGQVGSGDDVRSLVMAVRERLGSDAAVVALAADVAGKPAVIVATNDAARSAGVKAGALAKLAAGTLGGGGGGKDDMAQGGGSKLDAIPAALEAIATALEN, encoded by the coding sequence ATGCACACCGCTGATATTCAACGCCGCTGGCTCGACTTCTTCGGTCAGCGCGGACACACCGTCGTCCCCTCCGCCTCACTGATCGCGGATGACCCCACGGTGATGTTCACGATCGCCGGCATGGTGCCGTTCATTCCCTACCTGACCGGACTCGTCCCGGCGCCGTTCCCGCGCGCCACCAGCGTGCAGAAGTGCATCCGCACCCTCGACATCGAAGAGGTCGGCAAGACCACCCGGCATGGCACGTTCTTCCAGATGAACGGCAACTTCTCGTTCGGCGACTACTTCAAGGAGCAGGCAATCGCCTACGCCTGGGAGCTGCTCACGACATCCGAGAGTGATGGCGGACTCGGCTTCGACGAGAAGGACCTCTGGGTCACCGTCTACGAGGACGACGATGAAGCGGTGCACTTCTGGCAGAAGGTCGCCGGGCTCCCGCTTGAACGGATCCAGCGGCTGGGCAAGGCCGACAACTACTGGTCGACCGGTCAGCCCGGTCCTGCCGGGCCCAGCTCGGAGATCTACGTTGACCGCGGCCCGAAGTACGGCCGCGACGGTGGACCCGCGGTCGACGACAGCCGGTTCATTGAGATCTGGAACCTGGTCTTCATGCAGCACCTCATCGACGACGTGCAGTCGAAGACCGAGTTCCGCATCGTCAGCGAACTGCCGCGCATGAACATCGACACCGGTATGGGCATGGAGCGCGTCGCGTTCCTGAAACAGGGCGTCGAGAACTTCTACGAGATCGACCAGGTCCGGCCGGTGCTGGACAAGGCTGCTGAGCTGTCCGGTCGCCGCTACGGCGCCGATCACGGAGACGACGTGCGGATGCGCGTGGTCGCCGACCACGTGCGTTCCGCGCTCATGCTGATGTCCGACGGCGTGACCCCGAGCAACGAGGGCCGCGGCTACATCCTGCGCCGCCTGCTGCGCCGCTCGATCCGCGCAATGCGCCTGCTCGGCGTGCAGGAAGCCGCCTTCGGCGAACTGTTCCCCGCCTCCCGCGACGCCATGAAGGCCTCCTACCCGGAGGTCGCCACCGAGTTCGACCGGATCAACCGGCTCGCCACCGGTGAGGAGGAGACCTTCCTCGCCACGCTGGAGAGCGGCACCAGCATCCTCGACCTCGCGGTGACCAAGACCAAGTCCGACGGCGCCCAGACGCTGCCCGGCGACACCGCGTTCCTGCTGCACGACACCTTCGGCTTCCCGATCGACCTGACCATGGAAATGGCCGAGGAAGCCGGGCTGAAGGTCGACCGGGATGCGTTCGACAAGCTGATGGCCGACCAGCGCAACCGGGCGAAGGCTGACGCCAAGGCGAAGAAATCCGGGCTTGCCGACCTGTCGGTGTACAGCGCGTTCCGCGCCCAGGGCGAGACCGTGTTCACCGGCTACGAGTCGTTGCAGACCGAAACCTCGGTGCTCGGCGTGATCGTCGACGGCGTATCCGTCAGTCGGGCGACCACGGGTCAGATCGCCGAGGTCATCCTCGCCGAGACGTCGCTGTACGCGGAATCCGGCGGCCAGGAAGCGGATGCCGGCAGCATCGTCGGCGCCGCGTTCGATCTCGAAGTGCTCGACGTGCAGCGTCCGGTGAAGGGGCTGGTCAGCCACAAGGTCCAGGTCCGTTCAGGCGAAGTCGGCGTGGGCGAGGCGGCGACCAGTGTGGTCGATCCCGCATGGCGGCAGGCAGCCACCCAGGCGCACTCTGCGACCCACCTGATCCACGCCGCCCTGCGCCAGACGCTCGGCCCGGACGCGCACCAGGCCGGTTCCTACAACAAGGCGGGCTACATGCGGCTCGACTTCAACTGGAACAAGCCGCTGTCGAGCGACACCCGCACCGAGATCGAAGAGATCGCCAACAACGCGGTGCACGACGACCTCGAGGTCGTCACCCGGATCATGCCGCTCGACGAAGCCCGCCAGCTCGGTGCCATGGCACTGTTCGGCGAGAAGTACGGCCAGACGGTGCGTGTCGTCGACATCGGTGGTCCTTGGTCGCGTGAACTCTGCGCCGGCACGCACGTGTCCCGGTCCTCGCAGGTCGGCCTGATCAACCTCATCAGCGAATCCAGCATCGGCTCCACCAACCGACGGGTCGAGTCGCTTGTCGGCCTGGACGCGTTCCGTGACCTTGCCGCTGAGCGTGCCATCGTGTCACAGCTGACCTCCAGCCTGAAGACGCCGCGCGAGCAGCTGCCTGACCGCATCGCCGACCTGATGGCTAGCCTCAAGGCGGCCGAGAAGAAGATCTCGCAGTACGAGGCGCAGGCTCTCGCCGGTCGTGTCCCCGCGATCGCCGCGAACGCGCGGCGGGTCGGCCAGGTCTCCGCTGTGCTCGAGCACATCGGCCAGGTCGGTTCCGGCGACGATGTCCGCAGCCTCGTGATGGCCGTGCGTGAACGCCTCGGCAGCGACGCGGCCGTTGTGGCCCTCGCGGCGGATGTCGCGGGCAAGCCCGCGGTCATCGTCGCCACCAACGACGCCGCACGGTCGGCCGGGGTGAAGGCCGGTGCGCTCGCGAAGCTCGCCGCCGGCACCCTCGGCGGCGGCGGTGGCGGCAAGGACGACATGGCCCAGGGTGGCGGCTCGAAACTCGACGCCATCCCCGCGGCCCTCGAAGCCATCGCCACTGCGCTGGAGAACTGA
- the ruvX gene encoding Holliday junction resolvase RuvX, whose translation MRPGRRLGVDVGRARVGLAASDPHGMLATPVATLQRTESTVREVLAAAAEYEPVEIVVGLPLSLSGGDTLSTEDARQFAAELAAATSVPVRLVDERLSTVTAQSALRASGRKTKGSRSVIDQVAAVIILQHALDAERSGGIPPGSIVAPG comes from the coding sequence GTGCGCCCCGGTCGACGCCTCGGCGTCGACGTCGGGCGAGCGCGGGTCGGGCTCGCCGCCAGCGACCCGCACGGGATGCTGGCCACCCCGGTGGCGACCCTGCAGCGCACCGAATCCACGGTGCGCGAGGTGCTCGCCGCCGCCGCCGAGTACGAGCCGGTCGAGATCGTCGTCGGGCTGCCGCTGTCGCTGTCCGGCGGCGACACGCTGTCGACCGAGGATGCCAGGCAGTTCGCGGCCGAGCTCGCGGCGGCGACATCCGTGCCCGTCCGCCTGGTCGATGAGCGCCTGTCGACGGTCACCGCGCAGTCTGCGCTGCGGGCATCCGGTCGCAAAACCAAGGGCTCGCGCTCGGTGATTGATCAGGTAGCTGCCGTGATAATTTTGCAACATGCCCTCGACGCGGAGCGCTCGGGAGGCATCCCTCCAGGCTCCATCGTTGCCCCCGGATAA
- the mltG gene encoding endolytic transglycosylase MltG, translating to MAQEPSWEDLFTSAHDESRPTAAPHQTAVQQAEPDAAPTSRRQARQQHRPGGGSRGGSRGPRGKRRLGWLWALISVVAFLGVAAGAAWMVWSSYEEQIRSVMGWELPNDYEGTGNGEEVTIVITAGETGSDVANSLVKAGVTMTYDAFYDLAVAENPTFTPGAYALQKEMSARAALDALMDPANKVTAKATIREGVTLQTVFTALSEKTGVPIADYEAAAADPAAFGVPAEAPSLEGYLFPATYEFDPGVSAHDQIARLVDTMMQKLDALGVAPADRHRVVTTASLIQREARIDDDFFKVSRVIQNRLATGMMLQFDSTSHYGYAVTHGQSSAGGSVFTTDAERADPNPFNTYAHTGLPVGPIAAPGDVALDAALHPAEGTWLYFVTVNLETGETKFTTTGAEHSAAVTELRAWCKTSELC from the coding sequence GTGGCCCAAGAACCCAGCTGGGAGGACCTGTTCACGTCCGCCCATGACGAATCCCGGCCGACGGCCGCACCGCATCAGACGGCGGTGCAGCAGGCAGAGCCCGACGCCGCGCCGACCAGCCGTCGGCAGGCCCGCCAGCAGCACCGGCCGGGCGGCGGTTCGCGCGGTGGGTCCAGGGGTCCGCGCGGCAAACGCCGGCTCGGCTGGCTGTGGGCGCTCATCTCGGTCGTCGCCTTCCTGGGCGTCGCGGCAGGCGCCGCATGGATGGTGTGGTCGAGCTATGAAGAGCAGATCCGCAGCGTGATGGGGTGGGAACTGCCGAACGACTACGAAGGCACCGGCAACGGCGAGGAAGTGACCATCGTGATCACCGCCGGCGAGACCGGTTCGGATGTCGCGAACAGCCTGGTCAAGGCCGGCGTGACCATGACCTACGACGCGTTCTACGACCTGGCCGTGGCCGAGAACCCGACCTTCACCCCCGGCGCGTACGCGCTGCAGAAGGAGATGAGTGCCCGAGCAGCCCTTGATGCGTTGATGGATCCCGCCAACAAGGTCACTGCGAAGGCCACCATTCGTGAGGGCGTGACCCTGCAGACGGTGTTCACGGCGCTCAGCGAGAAAACGGGCGTGCCGATTGCCGATTACGAGGCGGCAGCCGCTGATCCGGCGGCATTCGGAGTACCGGCTGAAGCGCCAAGCCTTGAGGGGTACCTGTTCCCCGCCACCTACGAATTCGACCCCGGAGTCAGCGCCCACGATCAGATCGCGCGTTTGGTGGACACCATGATGCAGAAGCTGGACGCGCTCGGCGTGGCCCCGGCTGACCGGCACCGGGTGGTGACGACTGCGTCCCTGATCCAGCGCGAAGCACGGATCGACGACGACTTCTTCAAGGTCTCGCGGGTGATCCAGAACCGGCTCGCCACCGGAATGATGCTGCAGTTCGATTCCACCTCGCACTACGGCTACGCGGTCACGCACGGCCAGAGCTCGGCCGGAGGCAGCGTCTTCACAACGGATGCCGAGCGCGCCGATCCGAACCCGTTCAACACCTATGCGCACACCGGTCTGCCAGTGGGTCCGATCGCCGCACCCGGCGACGTTGCCCTGGACGCCGCTCTGCACCCGGCGGAGGGCACCTGGCTCTACTTCGTAACGGTCAACCTGGAGACAGGGGAGACGAAGTTCACGACGACGGGTGCCGAGCACAGTGCCGCCGTCACGGAACTGCGCGCGTGGTGCAAGACGTCGGAACTCTGCTGA